Proteins co-encoded in one Gouania willdenowi chromosome 1, fGouWil2.1, whole genome shotgun sequence genomic window:
- the LOC114469917 gene encoding polycomb group RING finger protein 2-like translates to MDAMQPNRIKITELNPHLTCPLCAGYLVDATTIVECLHSFCKTCIVAFLETNKFCPRCDVQVHKTCPQLSIRADKTLQDIVYKLVPGLFKDEMKRRRDFYAENRELEPGEVVETFNIAEDEIISLSIQFYERNKNNNERQSSAMDGDKSNGKRFLQCPAAMSIMHLAKFLRSKMDIPNNYKVEVLYGDEPLKDYYTLMDIAYFYEWRRTGPIPLQYLVKPTRKRRRPSQSAPQGHSDGVNTSPASESDSQSDKVHSPTSAPPPTRATAQSSPASHNPSPAVQSPNGTTVPTGTQRHGLAPKQGPNTRKVTVNGTSSAGSKEPGRAGDKGGAPPTT, encoded by the exons ATGGATGCGATGCAGCCGAACCGGATCAAGATCACGGAGCTGAACCCGCACCTGACGTGCCCGCTGTGCGCCGGGTACCTGGTGGATGCCACGACCATCGTAGAGTGTCTGCACTCCT TTTGTAAAACGTGCATCGTAGCCTTCTTGGAGACGAATAAATTTTGTCCTCGATGTGACGTCCAGGTTCACAAGACGTGTCCACAGCTCAGCATCAG AGCTGACAAAACTCTACAAGACATAGTTTATAAGCTCGTCCCGGGGTTATTCAAAG ATGAGATGAagaggaggcgggacttttacGCAGAAAACCGCGAGCTGGAACCAGGCGAAGTGGTGGAGACGTTCAACATAGCGGAGGATGAGATCATTAGCCTGTCCATACAGTTCTACGAGAGGAACAA GAACAATAATGAGCGGCAGAGCTCAGCGATGGACGGAGACAAG tCCAACGGAAAACGCTTCCTGCAGTGCCCTGCAGCCATGTCCATCATGCACTTAGCTAAGTTCCTACGGAGCAAAATGGACATCCCCAATAACTACAAG GTGGAGGTGTTGTATGGAGACGAGCCTTTAAAGGACTATTACACTCTAATGGACATCGCCTATTTCTACGAGTGGAGAAGA ACTGGACCAATCCCGCTCCAGTATCTGGTCAAACCCACCAGGAAGCGTCGGAGGCCGTCCCAGTCGGCCCCCCAGGGCCACTCCGACGGCGTCAACACCAGCCCGGCCTCGGAGAGCGACTCTCAGAGCGACAAAGTCCACAGTCCCACCTCAGCCCCGCCCCCAACGAGAGCCACCGCCCAGTCCAGCCCCGCCTCCCACAACCCCTCCCCCGCCGTCCAGAGCCCCAACGGTACCACAGTGCCCACGGGCACGCAGCGGCACGGCCTGGCCCCCAAGCAGGGCCCCAACACCCGGAAAGTGACTGTGAATGGCACGAGTTCTGCCGGCAGCAAAGAACCGGGGAGGGCGGGCGACAAAGGCGGGGCTCCCCCAACGACCTAA
- the LOC114470166 gene encoding CDGSH iron-sulfur domain-containing protein 3, mitochondrial-like, giving the protein MNALRLVSAVRNGSAHCFKAPQTFLPLFYNNKVPVRLQSSQPVSAARLPCRVKVSAGRRYAWCACGHSKKQPFCDGAHKASAPDISPLRFTPDKDQTVLLCACKQTKNAPYCDGSHFKVIYRDVVKSVKGFFK; this is encoded by the exons ATGAACGCGCTCAGGCTCGTGTCCGCCGTGCGTAACGGGAGCGCGCATTGCTTTAAAGCTCCTCAGACGTTTCTGCCTTTATTCTACAATAACAAG GTCCCGGTTCGTCTGCAGTCGTCCCAGCCTGTGTCTGCTGCTCGGCTGCCCTGTAGGGTGAAGGTTTCTGCAGGGAGACGCTACGCCTGGTGTGCCTGTGGTCACAGCAAGAAACAG CCTTTCTGTGACGGTGCTCATAAAGCCTCAGCCCCAGACATCTCTCCTCTGCGCTTCACTCCAGACAAAGACCAGACGGTGCTGCTCTGCGCCtgcaaacaaaccaaaaacgcTCCGTACTGCGACGGCTCACACTTCAAGGTCATCTACCGGGACGTGGTGAAGTCTGTGAAAGGCTTCTTTAAATAA